Proteins co-encoded in one Rhopalosiphum maidis isolate BTI-1 chromosome 2, ASM367621v3, whole genome shotgun sequence genomic window:
- the LOC113552912 gene encoding T-complex protein 1 subunit delta translates to MVAFSGSGDSKQATNAYKDKSKPAEIRKSNITAAKAVADAIRTSLGPKGMDKMIQSANGEVAITNDGATILKQMNVIHPAAKMLVELSNAQDVEAGDGTTSVVVIAGALLEASEKLLQKGIHPTGISDGFQKAAAKSIEIIKNMATPILLTDRESLVKSASTALNSKVVSQQSSLLAPLAVDAVLKVVDPAKDTNVDLKDIKVIKKLGGTVEDTKLIDGLVFTQKSSNVNGPRKIEKAKIGLIQFCISPPKTDMDYNVVVSDYTAMDRVLREERAYILNIVKQIKKAGCNVLLIQKSILRDALSELAIHFLDKIKCMVINNIEREDIDYVCKTLNCRPIASLDHFVAENLVSADLVEDVMTGNSHFVQITGINNPGRTVSIIVRGSNKLVLEEAERSIHDALCVIRCLVKHRALLAGGGAPEIEISLKLAELARLVTGVDAYCYRAFAQALEVIPLTLAENAGLNPITTVTELRNRHSQGEVTAGINVRKGAITNILEENVVQPLLVSISAITLASETVRSILKIDDIVNTRGY, encoded by the exons atggtTGCGTTTTCGGGATCTGGCGATTCCAAACAGGCGACGAATGCCTATAAAGACAAGAGCAAACCTGCTGAAATAAGAAAAAGCAACATCACAGCTGCTAAAG cTGTTGCTGATGCTATCCGTACAAGTTTGGGTCCAAAAGGAATGGataaaatg aTCCAATCAGCAAATGGCGAAGTTGCTATAACAAATGATGGTGCtacaattttgaaacaaaTGAATGTTATACATCCAGCAGCAAAAATG tTAGTTGAATTATCAAATGCTCAAGATGTTGAAGCTGGAGATGGTACAACTAGTGTGGTTGTTATAGCTGGAGCCTTATTGGAAGCTTCTGAAAAACTTTTGCAAAAAGGTATCCATCCTACTGGAATTTCAGATGGATTCCAAAAAGCTGCAGCTAAGTCTAttgagataataaaaaatatggctACTCCAATACTGCTAACTGATAGAGAAAGTTTAGTTAAAAGTGCTTCAACTGCTTTAAATTCTAAAGTGGTTTCACAACAATCGTCATTATTAGCTCCTTTAGCTGTTGATGCAGTTCTAAAAGTTGTTGATCCTGCAAAAGACACCAACGTTGATctcaaa gatataaaagttattaaaaaattaggaGGAACTGTTGAAGATACCAAGTTAATTGACGGTCTGGTGTTTACCCAAAAATCTTCAAATGTAAATGGTccaagaaaaattgaaaaagccAAAATAGGACTTATCCAATTTTGTATATCACCTCCTAAAACTGAC atgGATTATAATGTGGTTGTTTCCGATTATACTGCTATGGACCGTGTACTGCGTGAAGAACGTgcttatattttgaacattgttaaacaaattaaaaaagctggctgtaatgttttattgattcAAAAGTCAATATTACGTGATGCTTTATCTGAACTGGCTATACATTTCttagacaaaataaaatgtatggttataaataatatagagcGAGAGGACATTGATTATGTTTGCAAG acATTGAATTGTAGACCAATTGCAAGTCTTGATCACTTTGTTGCCGAAAACCTTGTATCAGCAGACTTGGTGGAAGATGTCATGACCGGTAACAGTCATTTTGTACAAATCACTGGCATCAACAACCCGGGTAGAACAGTTAGTATCATAGTTCGAGGTTCTAATAAATTGGTCTTGGAAGAAGCTGAGCGTTCAATTCATGATGCATTGTGTGTTATCAGATGTTTAGTAAAACACAG AGCATTGTTAGCTGGCGGTGGTGCACCTGAAATCGAAATTAGCTTAAAATTAGCTGAACTTGCAAGATTAGTTACTGGAGTTGATGCATACTGTTATAGAGCTTTTGCACAAGCTTTAGAAGTCATACCTTTAACATTAGCTGAAAATGCTGGTCTTAATCCCATCACTACAGTTACTGAATTACGTAATAGACACTCTCAAGGTGAAGTTACTGCGGGTATTAATGTCCGAAAG ggaGCAATAACCAATATTCTAGAAGAAAATGTTGTGCAACCGTTATTGGTATCAATTAGTGCTATAACTTTAGCTTCCGAGACTGTCCGcagcattttgaaaattgatgatatt gtcaATACTAGAGGATATTAG
- the LOC113552911 gene encoding lysosome membrane protein 2-like, with translation MLQGSCDKSNDLKMNAASGGWWSAVKLLEKLKFCNSGIIKIGTLERERSSTKKHELCETGHNSIPSGFLLLVVLIALSGIFTIIMWFTEFYMFQILQFVTITQGSASYSMWQNPSVKPYVSIYPFNYTNINRVLKYGDTPIVQELGPFVYRETVERINVEFNANGTVTYQERRSNEFVPEMSQGDPERLTITVPNLPLISAISKSADTFYLTQKFMSLFLDGFKVKPFLHLKINDYFWGYEDSIYTLAQGLASTVHRDARLSKFGIITGRRGVSPDRITIHSGVGNLNELGIITRYNGLDTLDVWKTDECNRLDGSDGSQFPPTTLSRKSKLFVFHMDLCRRFPLVYKEDIETVPGVTAFRFQAPRNVFDTPNTNPDNDCYYTSETFPPSGVFNSSPCNGAPVMMSFPHFYLGDPELRRDIHGMSPDPDLHETFLDVHSKLGVSLGGRSRFQVNIMLKKADGISHFKNFKQGIILPVAWIEVKVDKLPDDIKRTLQQTSISINLGEILLKWTSLLTLTLSMVFLVRKIILKDCFMSNEKQILPMNK, from the coding sequence ATGTTGCAAGGATCGTGTGATAAATCGAACGATTTGAAAATGAATGCAGCTAGTGGTGGATGGTGGTCGGCTGTAAAATTACTCGAAAAGCTGAAATTTTGCAACAGCGGTATCATAAAAATTGGGACTCTAGAACGCGAACGTTCGTCGACCAAGAAACATGAACTTTGCGAAACCGGCCACAATTCGATACCCTCAGGGTTTCTGTTACTAGTTGTTTTGATTGCTTTAAGTGGAATATTCACAATCATAATGTGGTTCACGGAGTTTTACATGTTTCAAATCTTACAGTTTGTGACCATAACGCAGGGCAGTGCTTCGTACAGCATGTGGCAAAATCCATCCGTCAAGCCGTATGTGTCGATTTATCCGTTCAACTATACCAACATCAACCGGGTTTTGAAATACGGTGATACGCCCATAGTCCAAGAGTTAGGTCCGTTCGTCTACCGGGAGACAGTCGAACGAATTAACGTGGAATTCAACGCTAACGGTACTGTCACATACCAGGAGCGAAGAAGTAACGAGTTCGTACCCGAAATGTCTCAAGGCGACCCGGAACGACTAACTATAACCGTACCAAACTTGCCGCTAATCAGTGCTATATCGAAGAGCGCCGATACGTTTTACCTTACACAAAAGTTCATGTCACTATTTTTGGACGGGTTTAAAGTAAAACCTTTTCTACACCTAAAAATTAACGACTACTTTTGGGGCTATGAGGATAGTATATACACTCTGGCCCAAGGCCTGGCATCGACGGTGCACAGGGATGCCCGGCTGTCGAAGTTCGGGATAATTACCGGACGACGCGGTGTGTCACCCGACCGTATCACGATTCACAGTGGTGTTGGAAATCTAAACGAGCTCGGCATCATCACACGCTACAACGGGTTGGACACATTAGATGTTTGGAAGACGGACGAGTGCAACAGGTTGGACGGCAGCGACGGATCCCAATTTCCGCCCACCACGTTGAGCCGTAAGTCGAAACTTTTTGTGTTTCACATGGACCTGTGCCGTCGGTTTCCGCTGGTTTACAAGGAAGACATCGAAACAGTTCCCGGAGTGACAGCATTCCGTTTCCAGGCACCCAGAAACGTGTTCGACACACCTAATACAAACCCGGACAACGACTGTTATTATACTTCAGAAACGTTTCCGCCATCGGGAGTGTTTAATTCATCACCTTGTAACGGCGCCCCAGTAATGATGTCATTCCCACATTTCTATTTAGGCGATCCAGAGCTGAGAAGAGACATTCATGGAATGTCCCCTGATCCCGATCTCCATGAGACCTTTTTAGATGTTCATTCTAAATTGGGAGTGTCCCTGGGAGGCCGGTCCAGGTTTCAAGTGAATATCATGTTAAAAAAAGCTGATGGGATAtcgcattttaaaaatttcaagcaGGGAATAATACTGCCAGTCGCATGGATTGAAGTGAAAGTTGACAAACTTCCCGATGACATAAAGAGAACTCTTCAACAGACTTCTATTAGTATCAACCTCGGTGAGATATTGTTGAAGTGGACATCGTTATTGACACTAACATTGTCTATGGTTTTTTTGGTCaggaaaatcatattaaaagaTTGTTTTATGTCTAATGAGAAACAAATTTTacctatgaataaataa